One region of Labrus bergylta chromosome 23, fLabBer1.1, whole genome shotgun sequence genomic DNA includes:
- the ttll1 gene encoding probable tubulin polyglutamylase TTLL1 isoform X1, whose protein sequence is MAGKVKWVTDIEKSVLINNFEKREWTQVTESDDWNFYWMSIQTIRNVFSVDTGYRLSDDQMVNHFPNHYELTRKDLMIKNIKRYRKELEKESSPLAEKDENGKYIYLDFVPVTFMLPADYNLFVEEFRKNPSSTWIMKPCGKAQGKGIFLINKLSQIKKWSRDSRTSTFVAAASGKEAYVISLYIDNPLLIGGKKFDLRLYVLVTTYRPLKCYMYKLGFCRFCTVKYTPSTSELDNMFVHLTNVAIQKHGDDYNHVHGGKWTVSNLRLYLESTRGKEVTSRLFDQIHWIVVQSLKAVAPVMNNDKHCFECYGYDIIIDDKLKPWLIEVNASPSLTSSTANDRILKYNLINDTLNIVTPNGELPDCRWNRSPPREALGNYQVLYDEEQAQSENAERELRSRSGQSLGSKGTKGSAGVRPAAATWK, encoded by the exons ATGGCCGGTAAGGTGAAGTGGGTGACAGATATTGAGAAATCTGTGCTCATCAACAACTTTGAGAAGAGGGAATGGACTCAAGTCACAGAAAGCGACGACTGGAATTTCTACTG GATGAGCATCCAGACCATCAGAAATGTGTTCAGCGTGGACACCGGCTACCGCCTGTCAGATGACCAGATGGTGAATCACTTCCCCAACCACTACGAGCTGACCAGGAAGGACCTGATGATCAAGAACATCAAACGCTATCGCAAGGAGCTAGAAAAGGAAAGCAGTCCGCTGGCAGAGAAGGACGAGAACgggaaatacatttatttag ATTTTGTCCCAGTGACGTTCATGCTCCCGGCCGATTATAATCTCTTTGTGGAGGAGTTCCGCAAAAACCCGTCCAGCACATGGATCATGAAGCCCTGCGGGAAGGCTCAGGGCAAAGGCATCTTCCTCATCAACAAACTGTCCCAGATCAAAAAGTGGTCCAGAGACAGCCGCACCTCCAC CTTTGTAGCAGCAGCTAGTGGCAAAGAGGCCTATGTCATCTCCCTGTACATCGACAACCCTCTGCTGATAGGAGGGAAGAAGTTTGACCTGCGACTCTATGTTCTGGTGACCACATATCGGCCTCTGAAATGCTACAT GTACAAGCTCGGCTTCTGTAGGTTCTGCACGGTGAAGTACACACCCAGCACCAGTGAGCTGGACAACATGTTTGTTCACCTGACTAATGTGGCCATCCAAAAACACGGG GATGACTACAACCATGTCCATGGAGGCAAGTGGACGGTCAGTAACCTCCGTCTGTACCTAGAGAGCACCAGAGGGAAGGAGGTGACCAGCCGACTGTTTGACCAGATCCACTGGATCGTGGTGCAGTCGCTCAAAGCTGTGGCT ccTGTGATGAACAACGACAAGCATTGTTTTGAATGTTACGGGTATGATATCATCATCGATGACAAGCTTAAGCCGTGGCTTATCGAG GTCAACGCCTCTCCCTCGCTGACCTCCAGCACAGCCAACGACCGCATCCTGAAGTACAACCTCATCAACGACACTCTCAACATCGTCACACCCAATGGGGAACTCCCAGACTGCCGCTGGAATCGCAGCCCGCCCCGAGAGGCCCTGGGCAACTATCAAGTCCT GTACGACGAGGAGCAGGCGCAGAGCGAGAATGCGGAGCGCGAGCTGCGGAGCCGCTCAGGTCAATCCCTCGGGTCTAAGGGCACCAAGGGCAGCGCCGGCGTTCGGCCTGCTGCTGCAACCTGGAAGTGA
- the ttll1 gene encoding probable tubulin polyglutamylase TTLL1 isoform X2 produces MAGKVKWVTDIEKSVLINNFEKREWTQVTESDDWNFYWMSIQTIRNVFSVDTGYRLSDDQMVNHFPNHYELTRKDLMIKNIKRYRKELEKESSPLAEKDENGKYIYLDFVPVTFMLPADYNLFVEEFRKNPSSTWIMKPCGKAQGKGIFLINKLSQIKKWSRDSRTSTFVAAASGKEAYVISLYIDNPLLIGGKKFDLRLYVLVTTYRPLKCYMYKLGFCRFCTVKYTPSTSELDNMFVHLTNVAIQKHGDDYNHVHGGKWTVSNLRLYLESTRGKEVTSRLFDQIHWIVVQSLKAVAPVMNNDKHCFECYGYDIIIDDKLKPWLIEVNASPSLTSSTANDRILKYNLINDTLNIVTPNGELPDCRWNRSPPREALGNYQVL; encoded by the exons ATGGCCGGTAAGGTGAAGTGGGTGACAGATATTGAGAAATCTGTGCTCATCAACAACTTTGAGAAGAGGGAATGGACTCAAGTCACAGAAAGCGACGACTGGAATTTCTACTG GATGAGCATCCAGACCATCAGAAATGTGTTCAGCGTGGACACCGGCTACCGCCTGTCAGATGACCAGATGGTGAATCACTTCCCCAACCACTACGAGCTGACCAGGAAGGACCTGATGATCAAGAACATCAAACGCTATCGCAAGGAGCTAGAAAAGGAAAGCAGTCCGCTGGCAGAGAAGGACGAGAACgggaaatacatttatttag ATTTTGTCCCAGTGACGTTCATGCTCCCGGCCGATTATAATCTCTTTGTGGAGGAGTTCCGCAAAAACCCGTCCAGCACATGGATCATGAAGCCCTGCGGGAAGGCTCAGGGCAAAGGCATCTTCCTCATCAACAAACTGTCCCAGATCAAAAAGTGGTCCAGAGACAGCCGCACCTCCAC CTTTGTAGCAGCAGCTAGTGGCAAAGAGGCCTATGTCATCTCCCTGTACATCGACAACCCTCTGCTGATAGGAGGGAAGAAGTTTGACCTGCGACTCTATGTTCTGGTGACCACATATCGGCCTCTGAAATGCTACAT GTACAAGCTCGGCTTCTGTAGGTTCTGCACGGTGAAGTACACACCCAGCACCAGTGAGCTGGACAACATGTTTGTTCACCTGACTAATGTGGCCATCCAAAAACACGGG GATGACTACAACCATGTCCATGGAGGCAAGTGGACGGTCAGTAACCTCCGTCTGTACCTAGAGAGCACCAGAGGGAAGGAGGTGACCAGCCGACTGTTTGACCAGATCCACTGGATCGTGGTGCAGTCGCTCAAAGCTGTGGCT ccTGTGATGAACAACGACAAGCATTGTTTTGAATGTTACGGGTATGATATCATCATCGATGACAAGCTTAAGCCGTGGCTTATCGAG GTCAACGCCTCTCCCTCGCTGACCTCCAGCACAGCCAACGACCGCATCCTGAAGTACAACCTCATCAACGACACTCTCAACATCGTCACACCCAATGGGGAACTCCCAGACTGCCGCTGGAATCGCAGCCCGCCCCGAGAGGCCCTGGGCAACTATCAAGTCCTGTGA
- the bik gene encoding bcl-2-interacting killer, protein MVELTRQPSRVVSLQAGPGEVGAGIQFDVNRRANGRAVRAIGRQLAIIGDQLDQEWASRRPNWQPAPLHILRPAQALTRMIYRDIHSQLLGFQGLSAAVKAWIAGTVPGQGILRADAWVSSLKPVTCTGWTRGGLVMVALVATVTMFGALWVE, encoded by the exons atggtggagcTAACAAGACAGCCGAGTCGTGTGGTCTCCCTCCAGGCTGGACCTGGTGAGGTGGGGGCCGGCATCCAGTTTGACGTGAATCGCAG GGCCAATGGCAGGGCTGTACGAGCCATTGGGCGCCAGTTGGCTATTATTGGAGACCAGCTGGACCAGGAGTGGGCTAGCAGACGGCCAAACTGGCAACCAGCTCCTCTCCATATTCTGAGGCCTGCTCAGGCACTGACCAGGATGATCTATCG GGATATCCACAGTCAGCTGTTGGGGTTTCAGGGCCTGTCTGCTGCAGTGAAAGCCTGGATAGCGGGTACTGTTCCTGGGCAGGGGATCCTCAGAGCGGACGCCTGG GTGTCCAGCTTGAAACCAGTCACCTGCACTGGCTGGACCAGAGGAGGCCTGGTGATGGTGGCACTGGTTGCTACGGTGACCATGTTTGGTGCACTATGGGTGGAATAG
- the mcat gene encoding malonyl-CoA-acyl carrier protein transacylase, mitochondrial, whose protein sequence is MLVSAACRRKVRSLVSLRDRRLSTSQPGPPDKTHNPSPETPGPLPDSEPAGQPRWRPKKDPSDCSVLLFPGQGSQFVGMGRGLLKYPNVKEMFTVAQKILGYDLLSLCTEGPEEELMKTVHCQPAVFVTSLAAVERLHHVNPKAIETCVAAAGFSVGEFAALVFSGAMDYAEALYAVKVRAEAMQKASELVPSGMLSVIGRPQAQYKHACLQAKEHCKSLGMEDAVCSVANYLFPDGRVIAGHQKALDFLQQNSRRLDFMRTKPLPVSGAFHTELMQSATEPLRDVLRQVEIRRPEIKVYSNVDGKRYMNESHVRRQLVKQLVSPVKWEQTLHEIFERTQGRKFPHTYELGPGKQLGATLQKCNRKAFTNYTHVEVTTHED, encoded by the exons ATGTTGGTATCAGCAGCCTGCAGGAGGAAGGTCAGGTCCCTGGTCTCTCTGAGAGACAGAAGACTGTCCACCAGCCAGCCTGGCCCACCGGACAAAACCCACAACCCTTCGCCAGAGACCCCCGGTCCTCTCCCGGACAGCGAGCCGGCGGGGCAGCCGAGATGGAGACCCAAAAAGGACCCCAGCGACTGCTCCGTGCTCCTCTTCCCCGGCCAGGGCAGCCAGTTCGTGGGCATGGGCAGAGGACTTTTAAAATACCCCAATGTTAAGGAGATGTTCACGGTCGCCCAGAAAATCCTCGGGTACGACCTGCTGTCTCTGTGCACGGAGGGGCCCGAGGAGGAGCTGATGAAGACGGTTCACTGTCAGCCGGCTGTGTTTGTCACCTCGCTGGCTGCTGTGGAAAGACTCCACCATGTAAACCCGAAG GCCATTGAGACCTGTGTCGCTGCTGCAGGATTCAGCGTTGGAGAATTTGCCGCCCTGGTTTTTTCTGGTGCCATGGACTATGCAGAAG CTCTGTATGCGGTGAAGGTGCGTGCCGAGGCCATGCAGAAAGCTTCAGAGCTGGTTCCTAGTGGGATGCTGTCAGTCATTGGTAGACCACAGGCGCAGTATAAACACGCCTGTCTGCAGGCTAAAGAGCACTGCAAGAGCCTGGGCATGGAGGACGCCGTGTGCTCTGTGGCTAACTATCTGTTCCCTGATGGCAGGGTCATCGCAGGCCACCAAAAG GCTCTAGATTTCCTCCAACAAAACTCGAGACGTCTCGATTTCATGAGGACCAAACCTCTCCCGGTGAGCGGGGCGTTTCACACCGAGCTGATGCAGTCGGCTACTGAACCCCTCAGAGACGTGCTCCGACAGGTGGAG ATCCGTCGCCCTGAAATCAAGGTGTACTCAAACGTGGACGGCAAACGCTACATGAACGAGAGCCACGTCCGCAGGCAGCTGGTGAAGCAGCTGGTGTCGCCGGTGAAGTGGGAGCAAACTCTGCACGAGATCTTCGAGAGGACGCAGGGGAGGAAGTTCCCTCACACCTACGAGCTCGGCCCGGGGAAACAGCTCGGGGCGACGCTTCAGAAGTGCAACAGGAAGGCCTTCACCAATTACACACATGTGGAAGTCACCACTCATGAAGACTGA
- the def6c gene encoding differentially expressed in FDCP 6 homolog: MDLRSELLKSIWYAFTSLDVEKCGKVSKSQLKVLSHNLYTVLNIPHDPVALEEHFQDDDDGPVSNHGYMPYLNKYILDKVKEGMFDKEKFDDLCWMMTRKKNFKGVPQGALLSERDCFKLFCLFNLLSEDRYPLVMIPEELEYLLKKISTAMSQEWDEKPLEDLLTQDATVRDEGTSVWSFLEHMTAGRLLRVTSAEAFSLALDEVFLEMYHNVLKRGYMWKKGHVRRNWTERWFVLKPSSIAYYVSEALKDKRGEILLDKNCVVEPVADRETKRCMLCVKTYNKTFEMSASDQRQKVEWIQAIQSALRLQAEGKASLHHELKLKRRFHREHSQRERFRSSRSSCSSRSSQSDDSSFQELEKMDKDKDRQDLEIESIIQHARELETRRREAEERERKKQKEVQMELERQLKEAETLRDSMQAEMQEKEREAEQQKKRIHDLELTQGKLEAALHMEIQARLEEERARQELERLLLVEEEKKKQFQVLQEQQRSTKSLSTIQEAPDGSTDDDSPSLALHSASKELQDLRASRQRSHQRLEEVQERLRNASQHVRHWNVQLNRLMTPVTPGDRLEHRLSSKNMCPKKEGALASNEFISKFKIRADQNTQTPEDVERLEEQLEAANLSDGSGESQGKPNGRM; the protein is encoded by the exons ATGGACTTACGATCCGAACTCCTCAAGTCCATCTGGTACGCTTTCACATCGCTGGACGTCGAGAAGTGCGGGAAAGTGTCCAAGTCGCAGTTAAAG GTGCTTTCCCACAACCTGTACACGGTGCTGAACATCCCACACGACCCTGTGGCTCTGGAGGAGCACTTCCAGGATGATGATGACGGCCCGGTGTCTAATCATGGCTACATGCCCTACCTCAACAAATATATACTGGACAAG gtCAAAGAGGGGATGTTCGACAAGGAGAAGTTCGACGACCTGTGCTGGATGATGACCAGAAAGAAGAACTTCAAGGGGGTaccacagggggcgctgctATCAGAAAGAGACTGTTTCAAGCTGTTCTGTTTATTCAACCTCCTGTCTGAGGACCGCTACCCGCTGGTGATGATACCAGAGGAG CTGGAGTACCTTCTCAAGAAAATCTCCACAGCGATGAGCCAGGAGTGGGATGAGAAGCCCTTGGAGGACCTGCTTACCCAGGATGCAACAGTGCGGGACGAGGGCACGTCTGTGTGGAGCTTCCTGGAGCACATGACCGCAGGCCGGCTGCTGAGGGTCACCAGCGCCGAGGCCTTCAGCCTGGCTCTGGACGAGGTCTTTCTGGAGATGTATCACAACGTGCTGAAGAGG GGTTATATGTGGAAAAAGGGGCATGTTCGAAGGAACTGGACCGAGCGCTGGTTCGTGCTGAAGCCCTCCTCCATAGCTTACTACGTCAGCGAGGCACTAAAAGACAAGAGAGGGGAGATCCTGCTGGATAAGAACTGTGTGGTAGAG CCTGTTGCTGACAGGGAGACGAAGCGCTGTATGCTCTGTGTGAAAACATACAATAAGACCTTTGAGATGAGTGCGTCAGACCAGAGACAGAAGGTGGAGTGGATACaag CTATTCAATCGGCACTTCGTCTCCAGGCTGAGGGCAAGGCCTCCCTACACCATGAACTCAAACTCAAGAGGCGGTTCCATCGGGAACACAGCCAACGGGAACGCTTCAGGAGCTCCcggagcagctgcagcagccgcagcagccaGTCGGACGACTCGAGTTTCCAAGAGCTGGAGAAGatggacaaagacaaagacagacaggatTTAGAGATAGAGAGCATCATACAG CACGCACGTGAACTGGAAACCAGAAGAAGGGAagcagaggaaagagagaggaagaaacagaaggAGGTGCAGATGGAGCTGGAGAGGCAGCTGAAAGAGGCCGAGACT CTGAGAGACAGCATGCAGGCCGAGatgcaggagaaggagagagaggctgagcaacagaagaagaggatCCACGATTTGGAGCTGACGCAGGGGAAACTGGAAGCTGCTCTCCACATGGAGATCCAGGCtcggctggaggaggagagggccagacaggagctggagag GTTGCTGCTGgtggaagaagagaagaagaagcagttCCAGGTCctgcaggagcagcagaggTCCACAAAGAGCCTCAGCACCATACAGGAGGCCCCAGACGGCAGCACGGACGACGACTCGCCCTCCCTGGCTCTTCACTCCGCCTCCAAGGAGCTCCAGGACCTGCGGGCATCGCGCCAGAGGAGCCATCAGCGCCTGGAG GAAGTACAAGAGAGGCTGAGGAACGCCAGTCAACACGTACGGCACTGGAACGTCCAGCTGAACCGCCTGATGACACCCGTCACTCCTGGAG ATCGTTTGGAACACCGCCTATCATCCAAAAACATGTGTCCCAAAAAGGAGGGAGCGCTGGCGAGTAACGAGTTCATCTCTAAGTTCAAGATAAGAGCCGATCAGAACACGCAGACACCGGAGGACGTCGAGAGgctggaggagcagctggaggCCGCCAACCTGTCCGATGGATCGGGGGAATCGCAGGGAAAACCTAACGGACGAATGTGA